cctgattcttataaggttcatagtgaagagttagtcctaataacgtgtacagaggataccgaccttacgtcactccgaaaggtttagaatgtgattccatgagtcgagcatgcattatatatatgtatctattttactctaccgagccacgctatagttggccgggtacggcacctattgtgcaaccactgatcagttgggttttaccgagctccacgtggccgggtacgattctaccgagcctattatggccgggtacgatatgatgataatgatgcccacagaggcgaatgctttaaaggtttatgtatttatacatatgtatcatgcatttcatgtaagtagccctcagaggtactaagatgttacaggttgtatattctctatccttgcttacattactgatcgtatttatggttcattgccttacatactcagtactttattcgtactgacgtccttttatttgtggacgctgcatgtcgtgctgcaggtcctgatagacagacaggtgcagctccccaccacagtagactgtccagttcagcggtgattggcgagatcccttctccggacttgccttggtcttggtatgcaatttttgttatagatattatgggtatgtcggggccctgttccggctatgttgcaacacttatgttcttttagaggctcatagacaggtgtcggctcatgtatagtttggtatgccttgtcggctagtttgtgttgtatagtctttcatagtagcgtggtagctcataccttatatgtagtttcttgattgtctgatcatcccctgctatgtatattcatgccgtcatattttattgatGGTTgaccatgatctaggtctaccatttatattgatctcgtcagccctaaaagataataatgaaggttagatgaaatgtgcgttggtgctcggcaagtgtggtcgggtgctagtcatggcccttcagtttgggtcgtgacattaaccCTGCACTGCATCAAATATTCCTACACACATATCATAACCAGTTAGTTCAAAAACAAATCCTatactaagaagaaaatcaaaaaagaagaaaaacacatgggttgcctcccaagaagcgcctgatttaacgtcgcgacacgatgcAGGTTACTATCAATCACTtgagatggatcattgccaccacgtGGATATCATCAAATTTACCAAGATAGTGCTTCACTCTATGCACATTAACTTTGAAGatctcaccatttttgtttttcaaatcaagagcaccaaacgaagtcacaagcaccacctcaaaaggtccactccattttgacttaagctttcccgaaaacagtcgtaaccgggagttgaataaAAGAACCAAATCAACCACTTTGAATTCATTGCTACGGGTATACTTGTCATGTAGGTACtt
The Nicotiana sylvestris chromosome 11, ASM39365v2, whole genome shotgun sequence DNA segment above includes these coding regions:
- the LOC138881927 gene encoding uncharacterized protein, with the translated sequence MTAYKTSIGMSPYQLVFGKVFHLLVELEHKDMWALRKLNLEWDVAENLRVEQLTELDEFRFHAYSKSSLYKDKIKYLHDKYTRSNEFKVVDLVLLFNSRLRLFSGKLKSKWSGPFEVVLVTSFGALDLKNKNGEIFKVNVHRVKHYLGKFDDIHVVAMIHLK